AGGCTTTCGTTAATAACAATATTGCTTTGGCTTCTTAAATTTAAGGTGGCTCTTTCCATATCTTCAAGCCAATTACGCTGCATAAGCTGCATCGTTACCATTTGATGAATGGTTTGTCGCGGTTCAAAAGGATTAATATCACTTAGCCCCAGTTTACGCGCCGCTTGCCTATCGGTAATCCGAAAGATATGGTAACCTAATTGCCCTTCCACAACGGCCGATACCACTCCAGTTTGCTGGCTAAACATCGCCCCAATTAAAGTTGGGCCAAACACCTCTACCATCGCCGGCAAATTAGGGATAAACCCAATATCGCCCAACCGGGAGGCGCTTTCGCGGTCATCGCTGTAAATGCTTACCGCTTGTTCAAAGGTTACCGCCCCCGAAGCAATATCTTGCCGTGCCCTGCTTGCTCTCGCTTGCACCTCTCTTCTTTGTTCGGCATTCATTCCTGCAAAGTTAAAGAAAATGTGGCTAACTCTTACTTGTTCGGGCATATTAAAGTTATCAGGGTTATCATTGTAAGCCTGAACTACTTCGGCATCGGTTGGCGTGCGCGGCTGTACCATACGCTGAAAAAGCATCTGCCGAGTAACTTCTTCACGCACACTAGTTAAAAATTGTTCCCAGCTGGGCATAGCCACCTCGGGATTAGTTCTGGCTACTTCGGCCACATTACTGCGGTAAGCGCGTTCTATATCGGCCAAAGTGGCGCGCGGCATACCGGTCATCGCTTGTAAAGCCTCTAGTATATCATTGTTAGAGGCCACAATACGTTCACGTTCGGCGGCCTGTAAAGCGATAATACTATCTATCATCATATTTAAAATCTCTAACCGCTGGGCGTTAGTTGGCTCGATACCTTGCGCCCTTAAAGCCGTTAAACGCTCACGGAAATCGCTTTCGGTAACACTTTGCGCCCTAATAAGGGTAACCGTAGCCAAATTTTGCGACAACGATTGCCCATAAGCCAGCTGAACCACCATAATTAAAGCTATAAAAAATAGTTTTTTCATTTAAAAATCCCCTTAATTAACAAAGATGCCTCTATATTACTTTTTAAAAGCTTAGAAAAGACAATAAATAAAGCCTCTGCCTC
The DNA window shown above is from Spirochaetaceae bacterium and carries:
- a CDS encoding peptidyl-prolyl cis-trans isomerase; amino-acid sequence: MKKLFFIALIMVVQLAYGQSLSQNLATVTLIRAQSVTESDFRERLTALRAQGIEPTNAQRLEILNMMIDSIIALQAAERERIVASNNDILEALQAMTGMPRATLADIERAYRSNVAEVARTNPEVAMPSWEQFLTSVREEVTRQMLFQRMVQPRTPTDAEVVQAYNDNPDNFNMPEQVRVSHIFFNFAGMNAEQRREVQARASRARQDIASGAVTFEQAVSIYSDDRESASRLGDIGFIPNLPAMVEVFGPTLIGAMFSQQTGVVSAVVEGQLGYHIFRITDRQAARKLGLSDINPFEPRQTIHQMVTMQLMQRNWLEDMERATLNLRSQSNIVINESLWGPWARGERN